One genomic segment of Thunnus albacares chromosome 18, fThuAlb1.1, whole genome shotgun sequence includes these proteins:
- the aff1 gene encoding AF4/FMR2 family member 1 isoform X1 — MTTNFGCCERRTMASQPSVNNEERNLLRLQAWEQRNQETSQAKELNPQNVPLFGEPYKTNKGDELSNRIQRMLGSYEDVNSPSPLAIEPLPVPTYVTLSQSDQGQLKTDKSTKPPFHNQAHYMSTQSQTGPPSNSYSSQPMRASTASSSPNHHGHSSTSSKASLNHSQLSHSTHQQKKSEAFSDLRERVSLPQEMSAQAPDAKPLPFLHSSDHIKTEPKDTHTKDTFDFHHLQGSTDHPSASTMDVSTLNLKQSPKDASLPQANKGNTLPSQTFPPLLSSKQPSLVMTQKPTAYVRPMDGQDQVVNESPELKPSPEPYVPLPEMIINKPDLGKTKILPQFLETRTNEAQCVEDILREMTHSWPPLLTAIHTPFTEEPSKSPLPAKEAEHVSSCPGQKKCDYSSTDPSHLNQKSSSSFEAAHSSGVESASSSDSESSSRSESDSESATEEPPQPPASSSVKTEPDAPAVTRGDWQLGNWIRSNQQNSSTESQDVSESPAHKQLQPTHSSKHSSVEVIDPTRESKPQLSSHQKEFIDNLPKPQQCSESSQDDYCQKSSQKPPSVELNNCTTSRKLSGNARPSKPVKAACSDHTEAALGVKSEEVVATRDKDPCFTDRPKVKTKTGHCKKSKDSGDAKRDSKRTSKHTSLDKRKAESEPQPDVTPVPYGQCPSCGVRYPNPCSCPTPSPAQPAQPAQPDQLSLAPPVRISCNIPKADTICQKMPHKTSCPATPKHSEKTGHAAKGSRDPYRPPRSLLVKIDLSLLSRVPQTSGTHQRIPSNTKRPALVVEQEGGGSDASTTHKHTKTSKKSILQNVEVDNKTLPRKKQRLDNKNTSSTNASIKLESSSNPTEDQERKKAKKNPVNLQQPPTPKDTNKDSKSHKRCSGETQESSKEAVKRKDSHKHKKSSGKHTQCPHVEKQKPPKSSLAVPSSSQPTRETVTNRPLLRFDDRQYPVKHYIKEAKRLKHKADAESDKLSKAFNYLDAAMYFVESGIAMEKDPQISMSSYTMFAETVELLKFVLKLKNTVDPSAPPAEKDFLALCLKCQSLLQMAMFHHKHKTALKYSKTLTDHFNNSAQATQDPSVCTLKGIDTPSPTPNMPSPASTSSSSGPGSSRSGLVVGPVGSTVAVPQAIEQVAFTYVNITTLFLSAHDIWEQAEELAHKGSGLLTELDTVMGPLSLTSSMSSVVRYTRQGVHWLRLDSHKVK, encoded by the exons ATGACAACCAACTTTGGTTGTTGTGAGAGGCGCACCATGGCATCCCAGCCGAG TGTAAACAATGAAGAAAGGAACCTTCTTCGCCTCCAAGCATGGGAACAGAGGAACCAAGAAACAAGTCAAGCCAAAGAACTAAACCCTCAGAATGTGCCGCTCTTTGGAGAACCGTACAAA acaaacaAAGGGGATGAGCTTTCCAATCGAATCCAGAGGATGCTGGGCAGTTATGAAGATGTGAATAGTCCCAGTCCCTTAGCCATTGAGCCCTTACCCGTTCCTACTTATGTAACCCTCTCACAGTCAGATCAGGGTCAGCTGAAAACAGATAAATCAACCAAACCTCCATTCCATAACCAGGCCCATTACATGTCCACCCAAAGCCAAACAGGCCCTCCTAGTAACAGTTACTCCTCTCAGCCCATGAGGGCGTCCACTGCCTCCTCTTCTCCTAACCACCATGGACATTCATCCACTTCGTCTAAGGCTTCCTTGAACCACAGTCAGCTCAGCCACTCAACACATCAACAAAAGAAGAGTGAAGCCTTCTCAGATCTCAGGGAGCGTGTCAGCCTTCCTCAGGAAATGTCTGCTCAGGCTCCTGATGCTAAGCCGCTACCCTTCCTACATTCCAGTGACCATATCAAAACGGAGcccaaagacacacacactaaggACACCTTTGATTTCCATCATCTTCAAGGGTCCACAGATCACCCTTCTGCTAGCACCATGGATGTTTCCACATTAAATCTTAAGCAGTCCCCTAAAGATGCATCTCTGCCTCAAGCCAACAAAGGTAACACGCTACCCTCGCAGACCTTCCCTCCACTCCTGTCGTCTAAGCAGCCCAGCCTAGTCATGACCCAGAAGCCAACAGCGTATGTGCGGCCCATGGATGGTCAGGACCAGGTGGTCAATGAGTCACCTGAGCTCAAGCCTTCACCAGAGCCATATGTACCTCTCCCAGAGATGATAATCAACAAACCTGACCTGGGCAAAACAAAGATACTGCCACAGTTTTTGGAG ACAAGAACAAATGAGGCTCAGTGTGTTGAGGACATCTTGAGG gaAATGACCCACTCGTGGCCTCCTCTCCTGACAGCTATACACACACCTTTCACAGAAGAACCCTCCAAGTCCCCTCTCCCAGCCAAG GAAGCAGAGCATGTCTCTTCATGTCCAGGACAAA aaaagtGTGACTACTCTTCTACAGATCCATCCCATCTCAACCAGAAGAGCTCATC TTCATTCGAAGCAGCACATTCCAGCGGGGTAGAGTCTGCAAGCTCCAGCGACTCGGAGAGTAGTTCAAGATCAGAGTCGGACAGTGAAAGTGCCACTGAGGAGCCACCTCAACCACCAGCGAGCAGCTCAGTTAAAACTGAG CCTGATGCTCCAGCAGTGACCCGCGGCGACTGGCAGTTGGGGAACTGGATCAGGTCCAACCAACAGAACTCCAGCACTGAAAGTCAAGACGTCTCTGAGAGCCCCGCACACAAACAGCTACAGCCTACTCATAGCTCCAAGCACTCCAGTGTAGAGGTGATCGACCCCACCAGGGAGTCTAAACCTCAGCTTTCTTCTCACCAAAAAGAGTTCATTGACAACCTTCCCAAACCCCAGCAGTGTAGTGAAAGCTCCCAGGATGACTATTGCCAGAAAAGTAGCCAAAAACCCCCCTCTGTTGAACTTAACAACTGTACCACTTCCAGGAAACTTTCAGGCAACGCACGCCCCTCCAAACCGGTGAAGGCAGCTTGTTCAGATCACACTGAAGCAGCTCTCGGTGTGAAATCTGAGGAAGTAGTAGCCACACGAGACAAAGACCCCTGTTTCACAGATAGACCCAAGGTGAAAACGAAAACGGGTCATTGCAAGAAAAGCAAGGATAGCGGTGACGCTAAAAGAGACAGTAAGAGGACTTCTAAACACACCTCACTCGACAAGCGAAAGGCTGAATCAGAGCCGCAGCCTGACGTCACGCCGGTCCCGTACGGTCAATGTCCATCTTGTGGTGTGAGATATCCTAACCCCTGCTCCTGCCCCACTCCAAGTCCTGCTCAGCCCGCTCAGCCTGCGCAGCCTGACCAGCTGTCTCTGGCCCCTCCAGTCAGAATCAGTTGTAACATACCCAAGGCAGACACCATCTGCCAGAAGATGCCTCACAAAACTTCATGCCCTGCAACCCCAAAGCACTCAGAGAAGACTGGGCATGCTGCCAAAGGTTCTCGGGATCCCTATAGGCCTCCTAGATCCCTGCTGGTGAAGATTGATCTCAGTCTGCTCTCAAGAGTCCCCCAGACCTCAGGCACTCACCAAAGGATACCCAGCAATACAAAGAGACCGGCCCTGGTCGTAGAGCAAGAAGGAGGAGGCAGTGATGCCtctacaacacacaaacacaccaaaaccAGCAAAAAGAGTATACTTCAAAAT GTTGAGGTAGACAATAAAACTCTTCCCAGGAAGAAACAGAGACTGGATAACAAGAATACCTCATCAACTAATGCTTCTATCAAACTGGA AAGTTCCAGCAATCCAACGGAGGatcaggagagaaagaaggcCAAGAAAAATCCTGTAAATTTGCAGCAGCCTCCAACACCCAAAGACACTAATAAAGACTCAAAGTCACACAAACGCTGTTCTGGGGAGACCCAGGAGTCCAGTAAAGAGGCTGTAAAGAGAAAAGACTCCCACAAGCACAAGAAGAGcagtggaaaacacacacagtgcccACATGTCGAAAAG CAGAAACCCCCAAAGAGCAGCCTTGCCGTCCCATCTTCTTCACAGCCCACCAGGGAAACTGTGACCAACAGGCCTTTGCTCAGATTTGATGACAG GCAATATCCAGTGAAGCATTACATAAAGGAGGCCAAAAGACTGAAACACAAAGCAGATGCAGAG TCAGATAAGCTCAGTAAAGCTTTCAACTACCTGGATGCAGCCATGTACTTCGTCGAGAGCGGCATCGCAATGGAAAAAGATCCACAGATTTCAATGTCTTCCTACACTATGTTTGCAGAGACTGTAGAACTCCTCAA GTTTGTACTGAAACTTAAAAACACAGTGGACCCCTCTGCCCCACCTGCAGAAAAGGACTTTTTAGCTTTATG TTTGAAGTGCCAGTCTCTCCTGCAGATGGCCATGtttcaccacaaacacaaaactgcacTCAAGTATTCAAAGACCCTCACTGATCATTTCAAT AACTCTGCTCAGGCAACACAGGATCCTTCTGTCTGCACATTAAA AGGCATAGACACCCCGTCCCCTACGCCCAACATGCCGTCTCCAGCCAGCACATCCAGCAGCTCAGGTCCTGGCTCCAGCCGCAGCGGGTTGGTTGTGGGCCCTGTTGGCAGCACTGTGGCAGTTCCCCAGGCCATTGAACAAGTGGCATTCACCTATGTCAACATCACTACGTTATTCTTGAGCGCTCATGACATCTGGGAGCAGGCGGAGGAGCTGGCACACAAAGGCAGCG gtttGCTGACAGAGCTGGACACTGTTATGGGCCCGTTGAGTTTAACTTCCAGTATGAGCTCCGTGGTCCGTTACACAAGACAAGGCGTCCACTGGCTACGGCTGGACAGCCACAAGGTAAAGTGA
- the aff1 gene encoding AF4/FMR2 family member 1 isoform X2, giving the protein MTTNFGCCERRTMASQPSVNNEERNLLRLQAWEQRNQETSQAKELNPQNVPLFGEPYKTNKGDELSNRIQRMLGSYEDVNSPSPLAIEPLPVPTYVTLSQSDQGQLKTDKSTKPPFHNQAHYMSTQSQTGPPSNSYSSQPMRASTASSSPNHHGHSSTSSKASLNHSQLSHSTHQQKKSEAFSDLRERVSLPQEMSAQAPDAKPLPFLHSSDHIKTEPKDTHTKDTFDFHHLQGSTDHPSASTMDVSTLNLKQSPKDASLPQANKGNTLPSQTFPPLLSSKQPSLVMTQKPTAYVRPMDGQDQVVNESPELKPSPEPYVPLPEMIINKPDLGKTKILPQFLETRTNEAQCVEDILREMTHSWPPLLTAIHTPFTEEPSKSPLPAKEAEHVSSCPGQKKCDYSSTDPSHLNQKSSSSFEAAHSSGVESASSSDSESSSRSESDSESATEEPPQPPASSSVKTEPDAPAVTRGDWQLGNWIRSNQQNSSTESQDVSESPAHKQLQPTHSSKHSSVEVIDPTRESKPQLSSHQKEFIDNLPKPQQCSESSQDDYCQKSSQKPPSVELNNCTTSRKLSGNARPSKPVKAACSDHTEAALGVKSEEVVATRDKDPCFTDRPKVKTKTGHCKKSKDSGDAKRDSKRTSKHTSLDKRKAESEPQPDVTPVPYGQCPSCGVRYPNPCSCPTPSPAQPAQPAQPDQLSLAPPVRISCNIPKADTICQKMPHKTSCPATPKHSEKTGHAAKGSRDPYRPPRSLLVKIDLSLLSRVPQTSGTHQRIPSNTKRPALVVEQEGGGSDASTTHKHTKTSKKSILQNVEVDNKTLPRKKQRLDNKNTSSTNASIKLESSSNPTEDQERKKAKKNPVNLQQPPTPKDTNKDSKSHKRCSGETQESSKEAVKRKDSHKHKKSSGKHTQCPHVEKKPPKSSLAVPSSSQPTRETVTNRPLLRFDDRQYPVKHYIKEAKRLKHKADAESDKLSKAFNYLDAAMYFVESGIAMEKDPQISMSSYTMFAETVELLKFVLKLKNTVDPSAPPAEKDFLALCLKCQSLLQMAMFHHKHKTALKYSKTLTDHFNNSAQATQDPSVCTLKGIDTPSPTPNMPSPASTSSSSGPGSSRSGLVVGPVGSTVAVPQAIEQVAFTYVNITTLFLSAHDIWEQAEELAHKGSGLLTELDTVMGPLSLTSSMSSVVRYTRQGVHWLRLDSHKVK; this is encoded by the exons ATGACAACCAACTTTGGTTGTTGTGAGAGGCGCACCATGGCATCCCAGCCGAG TGTAAACAATGAAGAAAGGAACCTTCTTCGCCTCCAAGCATGGGAACAGAGGAACCAAGAAACAAGTCAAGCCAAAGAACTAAACCCTCAGAATGTGCCGCTCTTTGGAGAACCGTACAAA acaaacaAAGGGGATGAGCTTTCCAATCGAATCCAGAGGATGCTGGGCAGTTATGAAGATGTGAATAGTCCCAGTCCCTTAGCCATTGAGCCCTTACCCGTTCCTACTTATGTAACCCTCTCACAGTCAGATCAGGGTCAGCTGAAAACAGATAAATCAACCAAACCTCCATTCCATAACCAGGCCCATTACATGTCCACCCAAAGCCAAACAGGCCCTCCTAGTAACAGTTACTCCTCTCAGCCCATGAGGGCGTCCACTGCCTCCTCTTCTCCTAACCACCATGGACATTCATCCACTTCGTCTAAGGCTTCCTTGAACCACAGTCAGCTCAGCCACTCAACACATCAACAAAAGAAGAGTGAAGCCTTCTCAGATCTCAGGGAGCGTGTCAGCCTTCCTCAGGAAATGTCTGCTCAGGCTCCTGATGCTAAGCCGCTACCCTTCCTACATTCCAGTGACCATATCAAAACGGAGcccaaagacacacacactaaggACACCTTTGATTTCCATCATCTTCAAGGGTCCACAGATCACCCTTCTGCTAGCACCATGGATGTTTCCACATTAAATCTTAAGCAGTCCCCTAAAGATGCATCTCTGCCTCAAGCCAACAAAGGTAACACGCTACCCTCGCAGACCTTCCCTCCACTCCTGTCGTCTAAGCAGCCCAGCCTAGTCATGACCCAGAAGCCAACAGCGTATGTGCGGCCCATGGATGGTCAGGACCAGGTGGTCAATGAGTCACCTGAGCTCAAGCCTTCACCAGAGCCATATGTACCTCTCCCAGAGATGATAATCAACAAACCTGACCTGGGCAAAACAAAGATACTGCCACAGTTTTTGGAG ACAAGAACAAATGAGGCTCAGTGTGTTGAGGACATCTTGAGG gaAATGACCCACTCGTGGCCTCCTCTCCTGACAGCTATACACACACCTTTCACAGAAGAACCCTCCAAGTCCCCTCTCCCAGCCAAG GAAGCAGAGCATGTCTCTTCATGTCCAGGACAAA aaaagtGTGACTACTCTTCTACAGATCCATCCCATCTCAACCAGAAGAGCTCATC TTCATTCGAAGCAGCACATTCCAGCGGGGTAGAGTCTGCAAGCTCCAGCGACTCGGAGAGTAGTTCAAGATCAGAGTCGGACAGTGAAAGTGCCACTGAGGAGCCACCTCAACCACCAGCGAGCAGCTCAGTTAAAACTGAG CCTGATGCTCCAGCAGTGACCCGCGGCGACTGGCAGTTGGGGAACTGGATCAGGTCCAACCAACAGAACTCCAGCACTGAAAGTCAAGACGTCTCTGAGAGCCCCGCACACAAACAGCTACAGCCTACTCATAGCTCCAAGCACTCCAGTGTAGAGGTGATCGACCCCACCAGGGAGTCTAAACCTCAGCTTTCTTCTCACCAAAAAGAGTTCATTGACAACCTTCCCAAACCCCAGCAGTGTAGTGAAAGCTCCCAGGATGACTATTGCCAGAAAAGTAGCCAAAAACCCCCCTCTGTTGAACTTAACAACTGTACCACTTCCAGGAAACTTTCAGGCAACGCACGCCCCTCCAAACCGGTGAAGGCAGCTTGTTCAGATCACACTGAAGCAGCTCTCGGTGTGAAATCTGAGGAAGTAGTAGCCACACGAGACAAAGACCCCTGTTTCACAGATAGACCCAAGGTGAAAACGAAAACGGGTCATTGCAAGAAAAGCAAGGATAGCGGTGACGCTAAAAGAGACAGTAAGAGGACTTCTAAACACACCTCACTCGACAAGCGAAAGGCTGAATCAGAGCCGCAGCCTGACGTCACGCCGGTCCCGTACGGTCAATGTCCATCTTGTGGTGTGAGATATCCTAACCCCTGCTCCTGCCCCACTCCAAGTCCTGCTCAGCCCGCTCAGCCTGCGCAGCCTGACCAGCTGTCTCTGGCCCCTCCAGTCAGAATCAGTTGTAACATACCCAAGGCAGACACCATCTGCCAGAAGATGCCTCACAAAACTTCATGCCCTGCAACCCCAAAGCACTCAGAGAAGACTGGGCATGCTGCCAAAGGTTCTCGGGATCCCTATAGGCCTCCTAGATCCCTGCTGGTGAAGATTGATCTCAGTCTGCTCTCAAGAGTCCCCCAGACCTCAGGCACTCACCAAAGGATACCCAGCAATACAAAGAGACCGGCCCTGGTCGTAGAGCAAGAAGGAGGAGGCAGTGATGCCtctacaacacacaaacacaccaaaaccAGCAAAAAGAGTATACTTCAAAAT GTTGAGGTAGACAATAAAACTCTTCCCAGGAAGAAACAGAGACTGGATAACAAGAATACCTCATCAACTAATGCTTCTATCAAACTGGA AAGTTCCAGCAATCCAACGGAGGatcaggagagaaagaaggcCAAGAAAAATCCTGTAAATTTGCAGCAGCCTCCAACACCCAAAGACACTAATAAAGACTCAAAGTCACACAAACGCTGTTCTGGGGAGACCCAGGAGTCCAGTAAAGAGGCTGTAAAGAGAAAAGACTCCCACAAGCACAAGAAGAGcagtggaaaacacacacagtgcccACATGTCGAAAAG AAACCCCCAAAGAGCAGCCTTGCCGTCCCATCTTCTTCACAGCCCACCAGGGAAACTGTGACCAACAGGCCTTTGCTCAGATTTGATGACAG GCAATATCCAGTGAAGCATTACATAAAGGAGGCCAAAAGACTGAAACACAAAGCAGATGCAGAG TCAGATAAGCTCAGTAAAGCTTTCAACTACCTGGATGCAGCCATGTACTTCGTCGAGAGCGGCATCGCAATGGAAAAAGATCCACAGATTTCAATGTCTTCCTACACTATGTTTGCAGAGACTGTAGAACTCCTCAA GTTTGTACTGAAACTTAAAAACACAGTGGACCCCTCTGCCCCACCTGCAGAAAAGGACTTTTTAGCTTTATG TTTGAAGTGCCAGTCTCTCCTGCAGATGGCCATGtttcaccacaaacacaaaactgcacTCAAGTATTCAAAGACCCTCACTGATCATTTCAAT AACTCTGCTCAGGCAACACAGGATCCTTCTGTCTGCACATTAAA AGGCATAGACACCCCGTCCCCTACGCCCAACATGCCGTCTCCAGCCAGCACATCCAGCAGCTCAGGTCCTGGCTCCAGCCGCAGCGGGTTGGTTGTGGGCCCTGTTGGCAGCACTGTGGCAGTTCCCCAGGCCATTGAACAAGTGGCATTCACCTATGTCAACATCACTACGTTATTCTTGAGCGCTCATGACATCTGGGAGCAGGCGGAGGAGCTGGCACACAAAGGCAGCG gtttGCTGACAGAGCTGGACACTGTTATGGGCCCGTTGAGTTTAACTTCCAGTATGAGCTCCGTGGTCCGTTACACAAGACAAGGCGTCCACTGGCTACGGCTGGACAGCCACAAGGTAAAGTGA